The DNA window CATTCAGTCCAGGAACAGACTGAGATTACCTCTACTGATGGACATTGCATAGGTAAGGATGTTTTAGAGCTCTGCTATAGCTTGTAGTTTTGTTTAGGTGTGTGTTAGAAACATAGAGTATGCCTACCAAACTCATTGCACTATTATTTATCAAAGTTAttatactgtatttctctctctctctctctctctctctatccatttctcttgtgtttctagctccacacATTGAggctcatggtgctgaatctcCAGTTGGAGAGgtttctccctccatatctcagcCTATCAAAAAACAATCCTTGATTGTCAGGGTCTTTTCAGCAATGATGAAGCCATTCAGGCGCTTCACCAAGAAGAACCTGTAACCTGTTACGCTGCATGAAGAACTACTTTTGTAACAGCAAGACTTTTGACAAGAGGAATTTCTGCATGTCTACCCTTTCAAAGTATATTTCATCAAATAAATGCAAATTGTTTTACAAGAGTTTCAAGTGTTTTGGATGATTGGTAGCACCGAAGCAGCTTTTCTCAGAGAAATGCACTAGTTCCCCCTTGGTTACACATTTATTGTGCAGTTTTTGAGTTGGCAGGACTTGGGGCGGCAGATagacttgtggttagagtgttgggtcagcaACCGcagaggttgctagatcaaatccctgagctgacaaggtaaaaatctgttgttctgcccctgaacaaggcagttaacccactgttcctaggctgccactgtaaataagaatttgttcttaacaacttgtcttgtaaaaaaataaaaataaccagAGCTTGTCTCTAATACAATAGTTTCTGCATAGACCGTCAGATAACCAGATGTTCTCTATTAATTTAGTTAGATGACAGTTCCTGATTCTGAGATACTATAAATCaacagaccttgagaggagatACAACCACATCTGTTGATCCATTTCACAGGTTTCTGGTGGTTTCTAAGCATTCTACATGTGTTGGTGAAGGAGGGTGGGATCTCTCCAgagcatctaattacatcaatcaTGTCTTGCCATGCATGTGATATGAGATAATGTTATGCACCACACAAATATATATTGCCTAAGGCTGCAGTGCTATACTCCATGGAAACAGTGCTCATTGTTCATTTTACATGATGGATATATGCTACTCCATTTCATACAatcaatcatcaatcaatcagtacaatttatttataaagtcctttttatatcagcagttgtcacaaagtgcttatttagacacccagcctaaaaccccaaatagcatgCAATGCAGATTtataagcacggtggctaggaaaaactccctagaaaagcaggaacctaggaagaaacctagagaggaaccaggctctgaggggtggctattcctcttctggctgtgccggtggagattataagCGTACAtgaccattaaggccagattgttcttcaagtacTGTAGTTCAAACGttcttcatagatgaccagcaaggtcaaataataatgtggttatagagggtgaaacaggtcagcacctcaggagtaaatgtcagttggcttttcatagccgaacattcagaggtcgagaggtagagagagaggtggggagagagagagagagagagagaggtgggagagagagagagaggtcagggagagaaagagagagaggtgagagagagagagagagagagaggtgggagagagagagagaggtgggggagagggagagagagctgagggagagagagagagagagagcaaagatcGAAACTGAAGGTCCATGACAAAGTATCACGTCCGGAGATCACACATGCATCTTCATGTGATACATGATGTTTGGCTGTGATGTGCGAAGTGTTATCTAATGGCtttggtgattgttctgtgtgaagCCGTATTCTGCATTGCATCATGGAATGTGATGTGAAATCCCTGGGCCTATGGCTGTTGAAGCTACTCCACTGCACTGCTGCTGTGAGCAGGAGTGGGAGAGAAGCCATGCTTTTATTAGACTCTTCTTCTGTCACTCATTCTCCTGGTTCTCCAACTCAAAGGCTGCCAAATATTTTGAAGAGTGGTTAAAGAGGTGGCTTTGTGCATACACACTTAGACTCCAACTCTATTTACAGTGAAaaggatttgatcccctgctgattttgtacgtttgcccactgacaaagaaatgatcagtctataattttaatggtaggtttatttgaacagtgagagacagagcaacaacaacaaaaatccgggaaaacgcatgtcaaaaatgttatgaattgatttgcattttaatgagggaaataagtatttgacccctctgcaaaacattacttagtacttggtggcaaaacccttgttggcaatcacagaggtcagacctttcttgtagttggccaccaggtttgcacacatctcaggagggattttgtcccactcctctttgcagatcttctccaagtcattaaggtttcgaggctgacgtttggcaactcgaaccttcagctccttccacagattttctatgggattaaggtctggagactggctaggccactccaggaccttaatgtgcttcttcttgagccactcctttgttgccttggccgtgtgttctgggtcattgtcatgttggaatacACATCCCCGACCTATTttcagggaaggaggttctcacccaagatttggcggtacgtggccccgtccatcgtccctttgatgcggtgaagttgtcctgtccccttagcagaaaaacacccccaaagcataatgtttccacctccatgtttgatggtggggatggtgttcttggggtcataggcagcattcctcctcctccaaacacggcgagttgagttgatgccaaagagctccattttggtctcatctgaccacaacactttcacccagttgtcctctgaatcattcagatcttcattggcaaacttcagacgggcatgtatatgtgctttcttgagcagggggaccttgcgggcgctgcaggatttcagtccttcacggcgtagtgtgttaccaattgttttcttggtgactatggtcccagctgccttgagatcattgacaagatcctcccgtgtagttctgggctgattcctcaccgttctcatgatcattgcaactccacgaggtgagatcttgcatggagccccaggccgagggagattgacagttcttttgtgtttcgtccatttgcgaataatcgcaccaactgttgtcacattctcaccaagctgcttgacgatggtcttgtagcccattccagccttgtgtaggtctacaatcttgtccctgacatccttggagagctctttggtcttggccatggtggagagtttggaatctgattgattgattgcttctgtggacaggtgtcttttatacaggtaacaaggtgagattaagagcactccctttaagagtgtgctcctaatctcagctcgttacctttataaaagacacctggtagccagaaatctttctgactgagagggggtcaaatacttatttccctatttaaaatgcaaatcaatttataacatttttgacatgcatttttctggatatttttgttgttattctgtctctcactgttcaaaaattaaaattatagactgatcatttctttgtcagtgggcaaacgtacaaaatcagcaggggatcaaatactttttcccctcactgtttAGGTTTGTCTTATTCCAGAATACACCCATAATTGTGATCCACACAGTAGGGTTCTATGTTTTCCACTCTGTGATTAAAAGTAGTTCTCAGAATAGAGCATTTTTGAATTGCTAATTATGTTTGTTATTATGTAATATAAGGGGCATGCATCAAGATCTAAAGCATGGCAGATTGAGCTGCTGTGGAGTGTTGTGCTACTTGGGCCTCTAGTTCCTATGCAGGCTACAACATGTTACCAGAAGAATACGTTCAGGAAATGTAGTATTCTTATATTTTATAGAGTACATTTACAgtgcaaagccagtggcatgtcgtcagtaaagattgaaaaaggtaaggggcctaaacagctaccctgggaaattcctgattctaccttgattatgtttgagaggcttccattaaagaacaccctctgttttctgttagacaagtaactgtttatccacattatagcatgaGTGGCTTTGTTtgaccgctctaccataaaggcctgattggtggagtgctgtagagatggttgtccttctggaaggttctcacacctccacagaggaagtccggagctcagagtgaccatcaggttcttggtcacctctcagaccaaagcccttctcccccaattgctcagtttggcctggcggccagctctaggaagagtcttggtggttccaaacttcttccgtttaagaatgatggaggccactgtgttcttggggaccttcaatattgcagaaatgttttggtacccttcaccagatctgtgccttgacacaatcatgtctctgagctctacggacaattccttcgacttcatggcttggtttttgctctgacatacactctcAACTGCTGGAGCTTATATATTCAACATACAGAAAACATCTCAGAGGGTTGATCTAGCTGCAGATAGCTAATTCTCCTCTATGTGTTTTCCCCTTGCTGCTAATAAGCTCTTATCAATCTAAGTAAATTAATAGAGAACATCTGGTTATCTGACGGTCTATGCAGCAACTATTGTATTAGAGACAAGCTCtggttatttgatttattttacaagACAagttgttaagaacaaattcttatttacagtggcagcctaggaacagtgggttaactgccttgttcagtggcagaacaacagatttttaccttgtcagctcagggatttgatctagcaacctctcGGTTGcagctctaaccacaaggctatctgccgccccaagTCCTGCCAACTCAAAAACTGCACAATAAATGTGTAACCAAGGGGGAACTAGTGCATTTCTCTGAGAAAAGCTGCTTCGGTGCTACCAATCATCCAAAACACTTGAAACTCTTGTAAAATAATTTgcatttatttgatcaaatagactTTGAAAGGGTAGACATGCAGAAATTCCTCTTGTCAAAACACTTGCTGTTACAAAAGTAGTTCTTCATGCAGCGTAACTGGTTACAGGTTCTTCTTGGTGAAGCGCCTGAATGGCTTCATCATTGCTGAAAAGACCCTGACAATCAAGGATTGTTTTTTGATAGgctgagatatggagggagaaacCTCTCCAGCTGgagattcagcaccatgagccTCAATgtgtggagctagaaacacaagagaaatggatggggagagagagagagagagagagagagagagagagagagagagagaaatacagtataaTAACTTTGATAAATAACAGTGCAATGAGTTTGGTAGGCATACTCTATGTTTCTAACACACACCTAAACAAAACTACAAGCTATAGCAGAGCTCTAAAACATCCTTACCTATGCAATGTCCATCAGTAGAGGTAATCTCAGTCTGTTCCTGGACTGAATGGCAGTCCTTTTTGTTTCCTCTCTTGGAACGCTAACAGGAGAAAGGTAAAGAAAATGGTACAGAGAATATATAAAGAAATGGAACACTTATGAATCCAAGGCAACAATTTAGTgatgaataaaaacatatttatctCATATATTTGTCTAATCATAGCCACATCAATAACATCAGCACCTAACTGGAACAAAAAACAAATGCTAACTCCCTGCTATACCTTGAAGTTGATCCTGAGTTTGGTCATTGAAAAGCAAAGGAAGCTCCTTCTTGCTTTCTGCTcagcccccctctctgtctcagcctGGTCTGCTGGGTTTGTTGCAGCAGAAGCTGGTCTTGACGCCTCCTTGCGTCCCCGTACCAGCTGCTGGGTCAAGGACTTTACCAGGACTCTGTCAAATGCAGGGTCCTGGGAGGAAATAGCTGCTTGCAGGGTGTTATAAGAGCCAAACTCCTCCATCAAGTTTTTATGTACACCTCTGAACACCCTGTGGATGTGCAGGTTCTGGGAATATTCCTGTGTCCTGGAGAATCTGGATGCAGCACAGAACTCAGACAGGACTTGTCTGATGAGTTGCTGAGATGTTTCTGTCATGTCTGGTGCCTGTTGGAAGGGGCCATCTAGGGCTGAGGGTCTGATCTTCGATAGCAACCTTATCACCAGTACGGTGACCAAACAGATGACATCATCTTTGCTGGAGTCCATCAAGTACTGCAGTGGGAATGCAGTGGCACTGCTGATGTCTGGGCTGATTAAGAGCTCCCTCAGATGGCCAGAGCTGCTGGGGATGCTCACCTCCTTCTCTTCAATGTCAATCCCATCTCCCTTTGGTACCAAAGAGGTTCCCTTGCTGGTGAAAGATGGAGTAGTGGAGGATCGAAAAGAGGCTTTAGCACTCGGTGGTCGGCTGCTGTCAGTCATTGGACTGTTACGATGCAGGGGTTCATCTGTGTGTGCCATCATCTTTGTCCTTAGGTCACTTGTAGAAATCTCTGGCATTTTAGAGTCCCTGGTGTCGATGCAGGATCTCCTGACGATGGGGCAGGTCAGATCAAAAGGCACTTCGTCAGGGATGGGAGTGCCAGGGAGGTTGATCTCTAactcacactctgacctaggacCCTTTGAAGAGCTAGACAAGGAACTACGACCCTTTAAAGAAGTGGACAAAGATGAACAGGTTCTAGGGATGTCTTGGCAGACTTGTTCACTGTCATCCTCACTTTTCTCAACCTCCTTCAGCATAGTTCCTACCATATCGTTGATCTGAAGGAGCTCCCTGGAATCCTTAATTCGCCCTAAGTTTGAGATTTCACTCTGGATAGCAACCAGGATTTCCCCAAGGGTCTCTTTGGAAGAAGCATTTTCTGTCCTTTCGGATCCGGATGGCTTCAGCCCTGTGAAGAAATCCTTAAGTATGTTCTTCATATTGACGCAGATGGTCTTAGCTGTTGACCAAAGCTTCTCTTCTGATATTTTAACACTCAATTCAGTATCATCCAGTTGGGAGCCCCCGTGGGAGCACTGCAAAACTCTCCCACTTCTTTCCAGGAGCACAGTGTCAGTTGACTCATTTTTCTGGAAAATAGTCGCCATTCCTTTGACAAAGGTTTCCACTAATCCAGGGGCTGTATTCTGGGAGGACATGGAGGCAATCTCTGATGGCGAGCTAGATGATAAGCCAGCCTGCAGACTTTTCTGAAGACCAGTATGGCTGATCTGTGTGATAAAGGAATGACTGGATCTCATCAGCACTTTACTCACTGCCTCTTCTGCCTGAGTCTGAAAGTCATTGCTAGAGAGCTTCTTAATGCTCTGAATCAGACTAGTAGAGGACTGTGTGATTCTGACACTCTCTTCTGAGCTCAGTTGAGAACATTGAGTACTCACACTCAAGTCTTCATTGGGTGAGGGTGACTGGGAAATAGTAtagtcatcaagctttgataggACACCATCAACAAGCCAACAAGCATCTAGGGACTCATCAGATGAACTGACAACGGCCAAGCATTTACTCTCCACTTTTGATAACTCTGACTTGTAGATGGAAAAAACACTGCTAAGAACTTCTTGAGTGCTGTTATCCAgattggagagacagagagctggtattGGTTGGCTCTCACTGGGAACTCTACTAAGTTTGGTGCTGGGTAACTGGACCtcaacagttgaaacagttgcCTTTTCCAGGGTGTCTGAAGACTCCTGAAGAGAAGCATCCTTAGCCACACCTTCTTCTCGAGCGGATAGAGTTAAAAGGTCCCTCAGCTTTGCTCGTATAAGGCCATAGAGTGTGCGGGCTGGAGAGAAGGTTATCTTCTGTGAAAACCCTGTTTTGTGGTCATTTACAGGAACTGGCCAATCAACTGCTTCACATTTGCCTTCAAATGATGCTATCGTCTCCATGCCTCTCACAAATGCCTTAACAATCACTGTGGCAGTGGAgcttacagatgtcagggctgtgCAGCTGGTATTCAGGGGAGCTTCAGTAAGGCTAGGAGCAGCACTAGAAGGCCTAGAGGAAGGAGCCACGCCAGAAGAGCTGCTGAATTTCCTTGTAAGGATGGTGCTCACCGCCTTGAGGGCTTTAGACTGAAAGTCGGGGCTAGAGAGGGTCTGAACCTTTCTGGACACCACACTGCTAGAGGATCCAATCTCTTTGAGAAAGTGAGTGGTCCCTTCTTTCCCAGATGGACACTCAACATCAAGGTCACATTGAAGATTGGTCAGAAATTTAGACCCCAAGATTGTCATCTTCTTGGCCAGATCCAATAGGATGTTGTAGTCCTGTGCCATTTTGTCCATTGTGCCGACAATGGCATTCAGCACATCATCGGTCACAGGGTCCATGAGGGGCTCGATAAACCCTACCCACTCTGGCTCAGACGTTTGGCTCTGTAGCTCGGCCAGGATCTGCACCGAGGCTACCCGAATGACCTCCTTGCCTGCTGCTATGTCCTGACTGTCCATAGGGGGGCAACTCCCCGAGCTGGCCTGAATGGCCACTGAGAGGCCAGAGTTAAGCTGGTGTACTACCTCCCCCGCGATAGCATAGCTCAACtcggaagagctggaggaggtggGGTTGGAGTGACCCTCAACCAGGGATATCAGGAGGCTCTCTTCCGTTACCCCAAAGAGAGCTTTCAGAGGCTCCTCCATGAGGGGAGCCTCTCTAGTTGCTGGCAAACTCTGCAATGAGGTCTGGGAACTTGAAGATAAACACACAATCACCACTTATGCCATGCAAATGTGACCAGCCAGCTGGTATCTAATCTGGGTCATTAGTGAGCTTGAAAATCAAATGAGAGCAATGATGGTTTACTTCTCATACCACCGTAGTTCTAGAAGCCTAAAGCCAACTGACACGAGTTTTTGCCAGATTTTGATGTTTGTACGACATCAGAATATGATTAATTTTGAAAGGCATCTACCTGATCTATTTATTCATAGATTACTTTATGGCTAACCCAGTTAAAAATTACTTTCACCTGGACCCACCCCCTCAGGGGCAACATTTCTGACCAGAACTTCAAACTACAAGGTATGAATtccaagttaataatttatgataAGTATGGGTCAGGTCTTGCAATTATTAAGTTGAAATATTGCTGTGAACATACTGTCGTGGACGAAtgagaattagttgggtaacatagataattaagatgttttattagtataatatgcttatttgaggtacttgtcattagaaagtgtccattggactctggtgtcttttcagttgcacgtctaccttagctggggctcagacacttggggcccagagagaagagaggtcagacttgtcgtcatgggaatgtgtctttacctatgcttaaaccatgtgaagggatggtgtgattactggggaaccaatgacttgtctccacaatgtcggtgagcaagtcacaccctccttttccttattgtggggaggtttatggcagtggctgggaccatggtctcttagatctcacacttatcctgtgataatatatggcctagaggctcactccctccagtgagcctgtccaggagtggggtcaagagggggtttgcttgagatgggagtatctagagttgacaattgatatatgccatcggatgaaatggtgttttcgttctataccgtacctgggagggacagttctaaggagaccagatactgggctatataatgaaccaggttgacatagcagttactgtctgatgtgttttatggatatctgtcatacaaaacgtaacctttgtgaactgttactaagtatctgtggtttgtcaatgtacgttgaaggggctgtatcgttgctataaaagatccctgagccattctgtaagcacctcattaaatgattcattcgagagaatgcattgGTGGGGTCaaaaacttttgcaaaagtatcttaagtattaaagatgtagttttaactcggactggtgtgtttgtaaatccTCATTTGGttatgcagaaattagccaccacaatacCTCTTAGGCGACCAGCATGGTGATGAGGTTCTGCGAGTGGATTTTTGGCGGCACCCTGCACtgccattcctcctcctctccttagtcCAGTAGTTCATCTCACTGATCAGCAGCCTTTTCTCTCGCTCATCCAGACTGCCTAAGGAATCCTCAGACCCTGTCAGAGAGCACTGGGATTCTGGGGAGGCTGCCCCACTCCTCAGGTCCACACCCATGATACGAGCTAGCGCTGGTAGGAGAATGCGGAGGGCTGTCTGGGTCACGACCTTAACAATCTTCAGACACAGCATGGAGAGCTGCTCGAATGTGAGCTATGGCCAACAAACAGAGTAATATTTTTGTCAATCAAGCAATTCCATGAcaccattccctatatagcgcactacttttgaccagaaccttaTGTGGAGAGACTTACGTTATTTTTCATGCCATGCTGAATCACTCTCCATTGGctagagaaaagaaaagaaaggaaaCATATTTTAGCTGCACACTGGTGTTGAGTTAGTGGAGT is part of the Salmo trutta chromosome 34, fSalTru1.1, whole genome shotgun sequence genome and encodes:
- the LOC115173121 gene encoding uncharacterized protein LOC115173121, translated to MADDSQSVKWEDSPDDQNKVVENMKDETETHENNKNRTGGKAKRKSSGSAKKTSVEEDSSIGAESSQTPGCGFRERGSIIEQLEKEAQRTLMPSLKIGTCCAPILLSFLRSLTDDQWRVIQHGMKNNLTFEQLSMLCLKIVKVVTQTALRILLPALARIMGVDLRSGAASPESQCSLTGSEDSLGSLDEREKRLLISEMNYWTKERRRNGSAGCRQKSTRRTSSPCWSPKSSQTSLQSLPATREAPLMEEPLKALFGVTEESLLISLVEGHSNPTSSSSSELSYAIAGEVVHQLNSGLSVAIQASSGSCPPMDSQDIAAGKEVIRVASVQILAELQSQTSEPEWVGFIEPLMDPVTDDVLNAIVGTMDKMAQDYNILLDLAKKMTILGSKFLTNLQCDLDVECPSGKEGTTHFLKEIGSSSSVVSRKVQTLSSPDFQSKALKAVSTILTRKFSSSSGVAPSSRPSSAAPSLTEAPLNTSCTALTSGRSSLSSSSKGPRSECELEINLPGTPIPDEVPFDLTCPIVRRSCIDTRDSKMPEISTSDLRTKMMAHTDEPLHRNSPMTDSSRPPSAKASFRSSTTPSFTSKGTSLVPKGDGIDIEEKEVSIPSSSGHLRELLISPDISSATAFPLQYLMDSSKDDVICLVTVLVIRLLSKIRPSALDGPFQQAPDMTETSQQLIRQVLSEFCAASRFSRTQEYSQNLHIHRVFRGPCI